A genomic window from Prochlorococcus sp. RS04 includes:
- a CDS encoding methyltransferase domain-containing protein has protein sequence MEIIVRDKDIITGNFEMEDLHTLKNYPIFMGCVNSNFESDIRVDQTWQISKVSGIIQLRKLVPLEILYGQSHNSGSIGSIWMDHHQKFSEYILENNPKNVLEIGGAHGILAKNCLSKAKIPWTIIEPNPNPVFGCEAKFIKGFFDSKFKIDDEVDTIVHSHLLEHLYDPLQFFKDLSKTKLSTYLIFSLPNLHEMLLRKYTNCLNFEHTIFITEPLIDFLLTSSGFEIIDKKYFKEDHSIFYKCIRTKKLKISNLPQDYYQTNKSIFMSYIKYHQNLIKKLNSDININSHRVFLFGAHIFSQYLIEFGLNINKIECILDNDTEKQGKRLYGSKLFVKSPKILKDINNPLIILKAGTYNNEIKEDILKNINPNAKFI, from the coding sequence ATGGAAATAATTGTTAGAGATAAGGATATTATTACAGGCAACTTCGAAATGGAAGATTTGCATACTTTAAAAAACTATCCAATATTTATGGGATGTGTTAATTCAAATTTCGAGTCTGATATAAGAGTTGACCAAACTTGGCAGATATCAAAAGTAAGCGGGATAATTCAACTACGTAAATTAGTGCCATTAGAAATTCTATATGGTCAAAGCCATAATTCTGGATCTATTGGATCTATTTGGATGGATCATCATCAGAAATTTTCAGAATATATCTTAGAAAATAATCCCAAAAATGTACTAGAGATTGGGGGGGCTCATGGTATTCTCGCTAAGAATTGTTTATCAAAAGCAAAAATTCCTTGGACTATTATAGAACCAAATCCAAATCCTGTTTTTGGATGTGAGGCGAAATTTATTAAAGGATTCTTCGACAGTAAATTTAAAATAGATGATGAAGTAGATACTATTGTTCATTCTCATTTATTAGAACACTTATATGATCCTCTGCAATTTTTTAAGGATTTATCAAAAACTAAATTATCAACTTATCTTATTTTTTCTCTTCCAAATCTTCATGAGATGTTGTTAAGAAAATATACTAACTGCTTGAATTTCGAACACACCATATTTATAACTGAGCCTTTAATCGATTTCCTTTTAACCTCTAGTGGTTTTGAAATAATAGATAAAAAATATTTTAAAGAGGATCACAGCATATTCTATAAATGCATAAGAACGAAGAAATTAAAAATATCTAACTTGCCTCAAGATTATTATCAAACAAATAAGTCAATTTTTATGAGTTACATTAAATATCATCAAAACTTAATTAAAAAGTTAAATTCTGATATCAATATTAATTCTCATAGAGTATTTCTGTTTGGAGCACATATTTTTTCTCAATACCTTATAGAGTTTGGATTAAATATTAATAAAATTGAATGTATCCTAGATAATGATACTGAAAAACAAGGGAAAAGACTTTACGGTTCAAAATTATTTGTAAAATCTCCAAAAATATTGAAAGATATTAATAACCCATTAATTATTTTGAAAGCGGGTACTTACAATAATGAGATAAAAGAAGATATTTTAAAAAACATTAATCCAAATGCAAAATTTATATAA
- a CDS encoding class I SAM-dependent methyltransferase: MSNPLTLKLKKKYYRYKFKLNIAKNIIIEQPFNKGINLGAGKNWKQLNWIGIDKLDGNYLDDKSILPFKDKSIKYVYSSHFFEHINDECAINLFREIKRVLMDNGLLRIIVPNFELLHQNLINNDSTLMELSGFKGRTEWQKFGIENNNTNKILHWFASYSNYQEENIFENCPEDLYRGPPKLKKEEVLSAAKNLTTLEFGEWAISKIKKKYIKNGGHINTWTTKKFIDLLLDVGIKSKQKNYGDSESKVLGLFDYLNDRSQISLCHEGCVD, encoded by the coding sequence GTGAGCAATCCTTTAACTTTAAAACTTAAGAAAAAATACTATAGATATAAATTCAAATTAAATATTGCCAAAAATATCATTATTGAACAACCTTTTAACAAAGGGATTAATTTAGGCGCTGGAAAGAATTGGAAGCAACTTAATTGGATAGGTATAGATAAATTAGATGGTAATTATTTAGATGACAAAAGTATATTACCTTTTAAGGATAAAAGTATTAAGTATGTTTATAGTTCTCATTTTTTTGAACATATTAATGATGAATGTGCAATAAATTTATTTCGTGAGATTAAGCGTGTTCTTATGGATAATGGCCTTTTAAGAATAATAGTTCCAAATTTTGAATTACTTCATCAAAATCTAATAAATAATGATTCCACTCTAATGGAGTTAAGTGGATTTAAAGGAAGAACTGAGTGGCAGAAATTTGGTATAGAAAATAATAACACTAATAAAATCCTTCACTGGTTCGCAAGTTATTCAAATTACCAAGAAGAAAATATATTTGAGAACTGTCCAGAAGACTTATATAGAGGTCCACCAAAATTAAAAAAAGAGGAAGTACTTTCAGCAGCAAAAAATTTGACAACCCTGGAATTTGGTGAATGGGCAATTTCTAAAATTAAAAAAAAATATATTAAAAATGGTGGTCATATAAATACTTGGACAACAAAAAAATTTATTGATCTCTTATTAGATGTTGGTATAAAATCTAAACAAAAAAACTATGGCGATTCAGAATCCAAAGTTCTTGGCTTATTTGATTATTTAAATGATAGGAGTCAAATTTCTTTATGTCATGAGGGATGTGTTGATTGA
- a CDS encoding nucleoside-diphosphate-sugar pyrophosphorylase, with protein sequence MKYKVLIPTAGLGSRLDKYTKYLNKSLISINLKPILSWQIEKFSEDTVFVIALGYKGKLVKQFLQISYPSRKFIFVDVDNYKGDGSGLGYSIIQCRNYLNEPFIFMSCDTLVEENIPSPNCNWMGYSNLENDKQYRSLKVKDKLVFDICEKEVTDKDCFPYIGLAGINKPKEFWDQMIKGKEEAIRIGESYALKNLIKTTPIKSIPFTWHDTGNLDSLKKAKIYFQLRESPTILEKENECIWFVNDKVIKFSDDKEFIKNRVKRSKIIKDFIPHITDVSENMYAYKKADGEVLSNKVNIPKFINLLKESSIFWKDIKLSKDEFNNFKNKCLDFYKVKTEKRIDLFFKKFNHKDTITYINGEKIPKVKDLILELDWNHLSEGIPSDFHGDFHLENILYDDKSKKFIFLDWRQDFASNIKCGDRYYDFAKLMHGLIVNHKIIEKNLYSINWINDDINFDLNRTFNLVQCENYFNNWLNNNTYSSRKVYLLTSLIYLNIAGLHHYPYSELLFSLGKSMLYKNINNLK encoded by the coding sequence ATGAAATATAAAGTACTAATCCCTACTGCTGGTTTAGGCTCAAGACTAGACAAATATACTAAATACTTAAACAAATCCTTAATAAGCATAAATCTTAAACCAATTTTATCTTGGCAAATTGAAAAGTTTTCAGAAGATACAGTATTTGTTATAGCACTTGGTTATAAAGGTAAACTTGTAAAACAATTTTTACAAATTTCTTATCCCAGTAGAAAATTTATTTTTGTAGATGTTGATAACTATAAAGGCGATGGAAGCGGTCTGGGTTATTCAATAATTCAATGTAGGAATTATTTAAATGAGCCTTTTATATTTATGTCATGCGATACATTAGTTGAGGAAAATATTCCATCTCCTAATTGTAATTGGATGGGTTATTCAAATCTAGAAAATGATAAACAATACAGGTCATTAAAAGTTAAAGATAAATTAGTATTTGATATTTGTGAAAAGGAAGTTACAGATAAAGATTGTTTTCCATATATTGGACTTGCTGGAATAAATAAACCAAAAGAATTTTGGGATCAAATGATTAAAGGTAAAGAAGAAGCTATAAGAATAGGGGAGTCATACGCACTTAAAAATTTGATAAAAACAACACCCATTAAATCCATACCATTTACTTGGCACGATACAGGTAACTTGGATTCACTTAAGAAGGCAAAAATATATTTTCAACTTAGGGAAAGTCCTACAATTTTAGAAAAAGAGAATGAATGTATCTGGTTCGTAAATGATAAAGTTATAAAATTTTCTGATGATAAGGAATTTATTAAAAATAGAGTTAAAAGGTCTAAAATAATTAAAGATTTCATTCCACATATTACTGATGTTTCTGAGAATATGTACGCATATAAAAAAGCAGATGGGGAAGTTCTCTCTAATAAAGTTAATATCCCAAAATTTATAAATTTACTTAAAGAATCTTCCATTTTTTGGAAAGATATAAAACTATCCAAAGACGAATTTAATAATTTCAAGAATAAGTGCCTAGACTTTTATAAAGTTAAAACGGAAAAAAGAATAGATTTGTTTTTTAAAAAATTTAATCACAAAGATACAATTACATATATTAATGGAGAAAAGATTCCAAAAGTTAAAGATCTTATCCTTGAGCTAGATTGGAATCATTTATCAGAAGGAATCCCATCTGATTTTCATGGTGACTTTCATCTTGAAAATATTTTATATGATGATAAAAGCAAAAAATTTATTTTCCTTGATTGGAGACAGGATTTTGCATCTAATATTAAATGTGGTGATCGATATTATGATTTTGCTAAATTAATGCATGGTTTGATAGTTAACCACAAAATAATTGAGAAAAATCTATACTCAATAAATTGGATTAATGATGATATAAATTTTGACTTAAACAGAACATTTAATCTAGTTCAATGTGAAAACTATTTTAATAATTGGTTAAATAATAATACTTACAGTTCAAGAAAAGTTTATTTATTAACTTCTCTAATTTATCTAAACATAGCAGGTCTTCATCATTATCCATATAGTGAACTTCTTTTTTCTTTAGGTAAAAGCATGCTATATAAAAATATAAACAACTTGAAATAG
- a CDS encoding cupin, producing MKIINKPWGKEEVLEINDKYMLKKLTMYAGKKCSLQYHNYKKETIYILSGKLRIYKGENENELDSEIYLKGESITLNPGQIHRMEGVEDSVYLEASTPEMDDVVRILDDYNRI from the coding sequence ATGAAAATTATAAATAAGCCATGGGGCAAGGAAGAAGTATTAGAAATCAATGACAAATATATGCTGAAAAAATTAACTATGTATGCGGGTAAAAAATGCAGCTTGCAATATCATAATTATAAAAAAGAAACCATATATATCTTAAGTGGAAAGCTTAGAATTTATAAAGGTGAAAATGAAAATGAATTGGATTCTGAAATTTATCTAAAGGGTGAATCAATCACATTAAATCCAGGACAAATTCATAGAATGGAAGGTGTTGAGGATAGTGTTTATCTAGAGGCAAGTACTCCAGAAATGGATGACGTCGTTAGGATTTTAGATGATTACAATAGAATTTAA
- a CDS encoding N-acetylneuraminate synthase family protein: MKISLIAEIGINHDGDYEKAVFLIKNAARSGASSIKFQYRNLQRCYSNSSREEIGDQMIKSEIIRNYLTPDKILKLLHFARKIDLKVGISFFNLEDINDFKEIKEFDFFKIPSVELLNFKLIKKLLSFGKELLISTGCNSESEIISCIDRFKEYKNWRMLHCVSNYPLNLVNSKLGYIKRLKELSQRGVGYSSHDENWENCLIAATLGAEIIERHITYDKSSFGLDHTTSSDVYEFTKLNKFLQSLPIILKGNNPRTLNQGELLNKQNLGRSLYAKKDIEIGSYLKQEDLEELSPQTGITVREFFKYEDQKVLRSIKKGEVIEKSHFDNPYFLSKELKYKANKTKLSLPVRLHDFININDQFNLENYEFHLSYKEVLTGNLCANNYPNDKKYSIHLPDYIDSSNIIDPFSNKEYISGKSNEILEKVIKFANDLQERTNALVPIIGSFSKCETSKEIFYENHKNLIEKHENLDCKLLPQWLPPIAWYFGGSVSLNVFNNKDDIELLKQFSINICLDICHFGMGFAANNLTKESFEDLFTLAGHIHLADSIGIDGEGIQIGKGDEENKYFLKKSLNSELTKVIEVWQGHLNSYRGFHDAIKYSLNMANNE, from the coding sequence ATGAAAATAAGCTTAATAGCAGAAATTGGCATAAATCATGATGGAGATTACGAAAAAGCAGTTTTTTTAATTAAAAATGCCGCTAGATCAGGAGCATCTTCAATTAAGTTTCAATACAGAAATTTACAAAGATGTTATTCCAATTCTTCAAGAGAAGAGATAGGTGACCAAATGATTAAATCAGAAATAATTAGAAATTATTTAACTCCAGATAAAATATTAAAACTTCTTCACTTTGCTAGAAAAATAGATTTAAAAGTTGGTATTAGTTTTTTTAATCTAGAAGATATAAATGATTTTAAAGAAATCAAGGAATTTGATTTTTTCAAGATTCCATCTGTAGAACTTTTAAATTTCAAATTAATTAAGAAATTGCTATCATTTGGCAAAGAATTATTAATATCTACTGGGTGTAATTCAGAGAGTGAAATTATAAGTTGCATTGATAGGTTTAAAGAATATAAAAATTGGAGGATGCTCCATTGCGTATCAAACTATCCTCTGAATTTAGTAAATAGTAAACTCGGCTATATAAAAAGATTAAAAGAATTGTCACAAAGAGGAGTTGGATATTCTAGTCATGATGAGAATTGGGAAAATTGTCTTATTGCTGCTACACTTGGTGCAGAAATTATTGAAAGACATATAACTTACGATAAATCTTCGTTTGGTTTAGATCATACAACCAGTTCAGATGTATACGAATTCACTAAATTAAATAAATTTCTTCAATCATTACCAATAATATTGAAGGGGAATAATCCAAGGACATTAAATCAAGGTGAATTACTAAATAAACAAAATTTAGGGAGATCTTTATATGCAAAAAAAGATATCGAAATAGGGTCATATTTAAAACAAGAAGATTTAGAAGAATTAAGTCCCCAAACTGGTATAACAGTTAGGGAATTTTTTAAATATGAAGATCAAAAAGTGCTTAGATCTATTAAAAAAGGAGAAGTTATTGAAAAAAGCCATTTTGATAATCCATATTTTTTATCAAAAGAATTAAAATACAAAGCAAATAAAACAAAATTATCACTGCCTGTGAGGCTTCATGATTTTATCAATATAAATGATCAATTTAATTTAGAAAACTACGAATTTCACTTATCTTATAAAGAAGTTTTAACGGGAAATTTGTGTGCGAATAATTATCCTAATGATAAAAAATACAGTATACACTTACCAGACTATATCGATTCTTCCAACATAATTGATCCTTTTTCAAATAAAGAATATATCTCAGGTAAGAGTAATGAAATTCTGGAAAAGGTTATTAAATTTGCGAATGATTTGCAAGAAAGAACTAACGCTTTAGTACCCATAATTGGTAGTTTTAGTAAATGCGAAACTTCCAAAGAAATATTTTATGAAAATCATAAAAATCTTATTGAAAAACATGAAAACCTTGATTGCAAATTATTACCTCAATGGCTCCCTCCAATTGCTTGGTATTTTGGCGGTTCAGTATCTTTAAATGTCTTTAATAATAAGGATGATATTGAACTCTTAAAACAATTTTCAATTAACATTTGTTTGGATATATGCCACTTTGGAATGGGTTTTGCTGCTAACAACTTGACTAAGGAATCATTTGAAGATCTTTTTACATTAGCAGGACATATACACCTAGCAGATTCAATTGGCATAGATGGAGAAGGAATCCAAATTGGTAAAGGGGATGAGGAAAATAAATATTTCTTAAAAAAATCATTAAACTCCGAACTGACTAAAGTAATAGAAGTTTGGCAAGGCCATCTAAATTCCTACAGGGGTTTTCATGATGCAATAAAATATTCATTAAATATGGCTAATAATGAATAA
- a CDS encoding GDP-mannose 4,6-dehydratase — MNKTIFITGVNGQDGSLLADFFVKSGDNVIGTFRRGTQPKFWRLEELNIVNKIKCIGLDLGDSLSLLKELDDCNPDQIYHLAGDSFVADSYKNPKSSLENSVEHTINLLEAMRYRKSKSWCFIPSSSEIFAGNKKDLLTEDDYPISMSPYGLSKLVNLQISEMYRKIYNLRIASGILFNHESALRSRSFVTRKITYNLAKIKISSGPPMLLGNLNTSRDWSSAEDFVKGMAELGEKNKVGSFIFSSNKLTTLREFIGLACEAADFDVFFEGNGLQEKVIHKQTGNILCKVSENYFRISDTKGKIGSNKKLKSEINWEPRYKIKELVSKMVKTDIERRLNEN; from the coding sequence ATGAATAAAACGATTTTTATTACTGGTGTAAATGGACAAGATGGATCCTTACTTGCGGATTTTTTTGTTAAGAGTGGAGATAATGTAATTGGCACATTTAGAAGAGGAACTCAACCAAAATTTTGGCGACTTGAAGAATTAAATATCGTAAATAAAATCAAATGTATAGGATTAGATCTAGGGGATTCACTCTCACTTTTAAAAGAACTTGATGATTGCAATCCTGATCAGATTTATCATTTAGCTGGAGATAGCTTTGTAGCTGACTCTTATAAAAATCCTAAATCTTCCTTAGAAAATAGCGTAGAACATACAATAAATTTACTAGAAGCCATGAGATATCGAAAATCTAAATCCTGGTGTTTTATACCTTCAAGTTCCGAAATTTTTGCAGGAAATAAAAAAGATTTGTTAACTGAAGATGATTACCCTATATCTATGAGTCCCTATGGTTTATCTAAGTTAGTAAATTTACAGATTTCTGAAATGTACAGAAAAATTTACAATTTAAGAATAGCTTCAGGAATTTTATTTAATCATGAGAGTGCCCTAAGATCAAGAAGTTTTGTAACAAGAAAAATCACATACAATCTTGCAAAAATAAAAATTAGTTCAGGCCCCCCCATGTTATTAGGTAATTTAAATACATCCAGGGATTGGAGTAGTGCAGAAGATTTTGTAAAAGGCATGGCAGAACTAGGAGAGAAAAATAAAGTCGGTTCATTTATTTTTTCTTCAAATAAATTAACAACCTTAAGAGAATTTATTGGACTTGCATGCGAGGCTGCAGACTTTGATGTTTTTTTTGAAGGAAATGGATTACAAGAAAAAGTTATACATAAGCAGACTGGGAATATATTGTGTAAGGTATCAGAAAATTATTTTAGGATTTCAGATACAAAAGGAAAGATTGGTTCTAACAAAAAATTAAAATCTGAAATCAACTGGGAGCCTAGATATAAAATTAAAGAGTTAGTAAGTAAGATGGTAAAAACTGATATTGAGAGAAGATTAAATGAAAACTAA
- a CDS encoding dihydrodipicolinate synthase family protein, whose translation MKTNLLSDLKESLDGPIFTIFTPYKEDFSIDYFSIEKYINFLFEGGAKVFYVMAYNSRYSQLSNKEIIDLNNFCIKCVKKLDKKNIIIVADPIHCSTQESIKFSLSAKENGGDAISLIMREKYFSDDQVLEHFYLIGEHTNFPIIIHEMPFLSGYDGKQINWPKSLILRLEELNNILAIKEDAKNIEISKLVLSCEPNIRTIFAGTKKTFLPLKKYGLKSYLNGISIINPRIGIKFWEFWKDNDFSGMNWIIENLENPFFEGPVSKFGWHRCNKAILQASGHMHRRDRMPMPTLKREEFKEIELIYETIKNNIDDLFS comes from the coding sequence ATGAAAACTAACTTATTAAGTGATTTGAAAGAATCTTTAGATGGTCCTATTTTTACTATTTTTACTCCATACAAAGAAGATTTTTCAATAGATTATTTTTCAATTGAAAAATACATAAATTTTTTATTTGAAGGAGGAGCAAAAGTTTTTTATGTAATGGCTTATAATTCTAGATATTCACAACTGAGTAACAAAGAGATTATTGATCTTAATAATTTTTGCATTAAATGTGTTAAAAAATTAGATAAAAAAAACATCATAATAGTTGCAGATCCAATTCATTGCTCTACTCAAGAATCAATAAAATTTTCTTTATCTGCTAAAGAAAATGGAGGTGACGCAATTTCCTTAATAATGAGAGAAAAATATTTCTCAGATGACCAAGTACTTGAACATTTCTATTTAATTGGAGAACATACTAATTTTCCTATAATTATCCATGAAATGCCGTTCTTATCTGGTTATGATGGTAAACAGATTAATTGGCCAAAGAGTTTAATTTTACGCCTAGAAGAATTAAATAATATCTTAGCTATTAAAGAAGATGCAAAAAATATAGAAATATCTAAGTTAGTTCTTAGTTGTGAACCAAATATAAGAACAATATTTGCAGGAACAAAGAAAACTTTTTTACCTCTAAAAAAATATGGTTTAAAAAGTTATTTAAATGGAATTTCAATAATTAATCCTCGCATTGGAATTAAATTTTGGGAATTCTGGAAAGATAATGATTTCAGTGGAATGAACTGGATAATAGAAAATCTAGAAAATCCTTTTTTTGAAGGTCCAGTGTCTAAGTTTGGATGGCATAGATGTAATAAGGCCATTCTTCAAGCATCCGGACATATGCATAGAAGAGATCGCATGCCAATGCCCACTTTAAAAAGAGAAGAATTTAAAGAAATAGAACTTATCTATGAAACAATTAAAAACAATATTGACGATTTATTTTCTTAA
- a CDS encoding acylneuraminate cytidylyltransferase family protein, which translates to MQKIAFIPARSGSKRFPDKNIAKLNGKPLIVWAVEEFLATNCFDKIIFSSDSENYFKVLKDFINSDLLVFHKRSEKEAGDKIKIFDYVKDNIYNWCSNDDLFVLGLPTCPFRKAIHIKECINLSLKANKSVFSSCEYDFHVQFAFSPRFQKDQIIGWDSPFSNSPLLTGNTRSQDQTSYLHPNGAIYVIKPNLIKEETKTFYENSLPYIMTRSESIDIDAKEDLEIAEIYSKKYE; encoded by the coding sequence TTGCAAAAAATAGCATTTATACCTGCAAGGTCAGGTTCAAAAAGATTTCCCGATAAAAACATAGCTAAACTAAACGGTAAACCCTTAATAGTATGGGCTGTAGAAGAATTTTTAGCTACTAATTGCTTCGATAAAATAATTTTTTCTTCTGACTCAGAAAACTACTTTAAAGTACTTAAGGATTTTATAAATTCTGATTTACTTGTTTTCCATAAAAGAAGTGAAAAAGAAGCTGGAGATAAAATAAAAATATTTGATTATGTAAAAGATAATATATATAATTGGTGTTCTAATGATGATTTATTTGTTTTAGGATTGCCAACTTGCCCCTTTAGAAAAGCAATTCACATTAAAGAATGTATAAATTTATCTCTTAAAGCAAATAAATCAGTTTTCTCTTCTTGCGAGTACGACTTTCATGTTCAATTTGCTTTTTCCCCAAGATTTCAAAAAGATCAAATCATCGGCTGGGATTCCCCCTTTTCTAATTCGCCATTATTAACGGGTAATACTAGGAGTCAAGATCAAACCTCATATTTACACCCAAATGGTGCGATTTATGTTATTAAACCTAATCTAATTAAAGAAGAAACTAAAACTTTTTACGAAAATTCTTTACCTTATATTATGACAAGAAGTGAATCAATAGATATAGATGCAAAAGAAGATTTAGAGATAGCTGAAATTTATTCAAAAAAATACGAATAA
- a CDS encoding phytanoyl-CoA dioxygenase family protein: MEFHLHGLSFEEISYQLLIDGYSVIKPDFSRNLLNFLPDLKSNTEEFISSSTKYNDDEYEGGLYKIITKKNLTNPNYKVFRIYNEFCLSFMKALNINNHEFNSMYQTIDTKKTKHIAQKPHFDRLPALKFMLYLNNLNSDNGAFKLSKGSHHWVKKKLPNNRPKFESKEYLEYSRNLPKYILNGLNPIEGDAGTIIIFYTDCVHHQGLVNKGNCQILRSHYWKKTTFYDKLKRKII; the protein is encoded by the coding sequence TTGGAATTTCATCTCCATGGATTAAGTTTTGAGGAAATTTCATACCAACTTCTTATTGATGGATATTCAGTTATCAAGCCAGATTTCTCTAGGAATCTCTTAAATTTTCTTCCAGATCTTAAATCAAATACAGAGGAATTCATTTCGTCTTCAACTAAATATAATGATGATGAGTATGAGGGGGGGTTATATAAGATAATAACAAAAAAAAATTTAACCAATCCAAATTATAAGGTATTTAGAATTTACAATGAATTTTGTCTGAGTTTCATGAAAGCATTAAATATAAATAACCATGAATTCAATTCAATGTATCAAACAATAGATACAAAAAAAACTAAACATATTGCTCAAAAACCTCATTTTGACAGGCTACCAGCGCTTAAATTTATGCTTTATTTGAATAATTTAAATTCTGATAATGGTGCATTTAAATTATCTAAAGGAAGCCATCATTGGGTTAAAAAAAAATTACCTAATAATCGGCCAAAATTTGAATCAAAAGAATATTTAGAATACAGCAGGAATTTACCCAAATATATATTAAATGGTCTTAATCCCATTGAAGGAGATGCTGGAACCATAATTATTTTCTATACAGACTGCGTTCATCATCAAGGGTTAGTTAATAAAGGTAATTGTCAAATATTAAGGTCGCATTATTGGAAAAAAACTACTTTCTACGATAAATTAAAAAGAAAAATAATCTAA
- a CDS encoding ABC transporter ATP-binding protein: MFSSSLADLISLSTALPFFYITISNKEGLRDNQVLRFIYDFFNLNNSNQLVILTSFFFASTVILSLFIKILNIKYSQKLSAYLVNDLSSKAYFNVLSQSYEFHIRTNSSDLIARIVNFSDKTGIVFNQTLYFLSSIVTSIGLFSAFLIVNWKIAFFSISFICFIYFFLIYFLKGRVSKISKLVSEITTYTFKNIQEGIGSIREVILGDLQNVYVDAYRKPNLNLRYSRNRLEFWKIIPKFGIEAFLLLGVTIFTLIFSLYIQNPNPNLIIPVLGFIALGFQRLLPNLQQIYFSWLTITGDKEVVNRFLDLVELEPNVINKKYKKNIFNKSADINIENLYFRYLNSEKEVIRNLKLQIKSKEKVAFIGKSGCGKSTLLDLIMGLLKPSIGRILVNGIDINKRNMINQWRSSIAHVPQNIFLTDTSIIENIALGITKSEIDYDKVKRVCETAQIQEFIESTEFGYETIIGERGISLSGGQRQRIGIARALYKASSILILDEATSALDNLTEKKVIEAIFSTSKDLTVILVAHRLSTVKYCDKVIRISEGKIEESYKP, translated from the coding sequence ATGTTTTCTAGTTCCCTAGCAGACCTGATCTCTTTGAGTACTGCACTTCCATTTTTCTACATTACCATTTCAAATAAAGAAGGATTGAGAGATAATCAAGTATTAAGATTCATATATGATTTTTTTAATCTAAACAATTCTAATCAATTAGTTATTCTAACTTCCTTTTTTTTTGCATCAACTGTAATTTTATCGTTATTTATCAAGATCCTAAATATTAAATATAGTCAAAAACTATCTGCTTATCTAGTTAACGATTTAAGTAGTAAAGCATATTTTAATGTCCTTTCACAATCATATGAATTCCATATAAGAACAAACAGCAGTGATTTAATTGCCAGAATTGTAAACTTTTCTGATAAGACAGGAATAGTTTTTAATCAAACACTATATTTTTTAAGTTCAATAGTGACTTCCATTGGACTTTTTAGCGCCTTTTTGATAGTAAATTGGAAGATTGCATTTTTTTCAATATCTTTTATATGTTTTATTTATTTTTTTCTAATTTATTTCTTAAAAGGAAGAGTTAGCAAAATAAGTAAATTAGTCTCTGAAATTACAACTTATACTTTTAAAAATATCCAAGAAGGAATTGGATCAATAAGAGAAGTTATCTTAGGAGATTTACAAAACGTATATGTAGATGCCTATAGAAAACCTAATTTAAATTTAAGGTATAGCAGAAATAGACTTGAATTCTGGAAAATAATACCAAAGTTTGGAATAGAGGCTTTTCTTCTATTAGGTGTAACTATTTTTACTCTTATTTTTTCTCTTTATATTCAAAATCCCAATCCGAATCTTATTATTCCAGTACTAGGCTTTATAGCTTTAGGATTTCAAAGATTACTGCCTAATTTACAACAAATTTATTTTTCATGGCTCACAATTACTGGAGATAAAGAAGTGGTTAATAGATTTCTCGACTTGGTAGAGCTTGAACCAAATGTGATAAATAAAAAATATAAAAAAAACATTTTTAATAAAAGTGCTGATATAAATATTGAAAATTTATATTTTAGGTATTTAAATTCCGAAAAAGAAGTCATAAGGAATCTAAAATTACAAATTAAATCTAAGGAAAAAGTCGCTTTTATAGGGAAAAGTGGCTGTGGTAAAAGTACATTACTTGATTTAATTATGGGTTTACTTAAACCTTCTATTGGTAGAATTTTAGTAAATGGTATAGATATTAATAAAAGAAATATGATTAATCAATGGAGATCATCTATTGCCCATGTTCCTCAAAATATTTTCTTAACTGACACTTCAATAATTGAAAATATTGCATTGGGAATTACAAAATCGGAAATTGACTACGACAAGGTAAAGAGAGTCTGTGAAACAGCACAAATACAAGAATTCATTGAATCTACAGAATTTGGATACGAAACTATTATAGGTGAAAGAGGTATAAGCTTAAGTGGAGGCCAGCGGCAAAGAATAGGCATAGCGAGAGCTTTATACAAAGCGTCATCGATACTAATATTGGATGAGGCGACAAGTGCTCTAGATAATTTAACTGAGAAAAAGGTAATAGAAGCAATCTTTTCTACAAGTAAAGATTTAACTGTAATTCTTGTAGCGCATAGACTTTCCACAGTAAAATATTGTGATAAAGTTATCCGAATATCAGAAGGTAAAATTGAAGAATCCTATAAACCATAA